The Candidatus Glassbacteria bacterium region TCAACAAGGCCATCGACGAGGTGCGGGCCGCCGAGGCCAAAGAGTTGGCCGCCAAGGGTTACGAGCCAGTACTCAAGCACAGCCGCTGGTGCTTTCTCAAGCGGGTCGTCAACCTGACCCGTAAGCAATCGGCCCGGCTCAACGACCTGCTCTGTTACAGCCTCAAGACGGTGCGAGCCTACCTGCTCAAGGAGAGCTTCCAGGCCTTGTGGGAGTACAAGTCGTACCACTGGGCGGGTGTCTTCCTCGACGCCTGGCTGAAGCGGGCCATGCGCAGCCGGCTGGAACCGATCAAGAAGGTGGCCCGCAGCATTCGGACGCACGAGCACCTCATTTTGAACTGGTTGGCCGCCAGGAAGGAGTTTTCGAGCGGAATCGTGGAGGGGCTGAACTACCGCATCAAACTGACCATCAGA contains the following coding sequences:
- a CDS encoding ISL3 family transposase: DQDCRRLLWIGKDRTAKTLLRFFRMIGKERTAALQFVCSDMWRPYLKVIAKKASQALHILDRFHIVAKLNKAIDEVRAAEAKELAAKGYEPVLKHSRWCFLKRVVNLTRKQSARLNDLLCYSLKTVRAYLLKESFQALWEYKSYHWAGVFLDAWLKRAMRSRLEPIKKVARSIRTHEHLILNWLAARKEFSSGIVEGLNYRIKLTIRKAYGFRTLAAAEMALYHALGCLPEPELAHEFC